In one window of Camelina sativa cultivar DH55 chromosome 15, Cs, whole genome shotgun sequence DNA:
- the LOC104747544 gene encoding protein RRP6-like 1 isoform X4, whose translation MEEDLEKAIASSRHHGKAKVSFHVATINKPQEEYKILVDNANKPFDHVFLERSEDGLRFIHPLEKLSVMDFVDNNNLIEKKPVKPLPLEETPFKIVEEVKDLKELAATLQSVEEFAVDLEHNQYRSFQGLTCLMQISTRTEDYIVDTFKLWDHIGPYLRELFKDPKKKKVMHGADRDIIWLQRDFGIYVCNLFDTGQASRVLKLERKSLEFLLKHYCGVAANKEYQNADWRIRPLPDVMTRYAREDTHYLLYIYDVMQIDLHIMAKENEQSDSPLIEVYKRSYDVCMQLYEKELLTGDSYLHVHGVQTGNLNAVQLAIIAGLCEWRDQIARADDESTGYVLPNKTLIDIAKDMPINVGQLRRLLKSKHPYIERNFDAVISVIRRAMQNAAAFEPVVQSLKDWRPGTFEKTIKPMIEKPGTEFTAYLKKQSSDVGVLPSKRKFDSDYKLQAKEVVKVSKSKPDNVIVLDDDDDTDEQGWERGDASNRALEMPSKGSLSMTQVPKTSSTEIVVIEDDDESENDSKSREDEDMIRRSEKHRRFMSLKRGFLNI comes from the exons TAAGATTTTGGTGGACAATGCTAATAAACCTTTCGACCATGTTTTCTTGGAGAGGAGTGAGGACGGTCTTCGCTTCATTCATCCTTTG GAGAAACTTTCGGTGATGGACTTTGTGGATAATAATAATCTTATAGAGAAGAAACCTGTTAAGCCTCTCCCATTGGAAGAGACTCCTTTTAAGATTGTTGAAGAAGTCAAAGATCTCAAGGAATTAGCTGCCACATTGCAAAGTGTTGAAGAGTTTGCT GTTGATCTGGAGCATAATCAGTATAGATCTTTTCAAGGATTAACATGTTTGATGCAAATCTCCACCAGAACCGAGGATTATATTGTTGATACATTCAAGCTTTGGGATCACATTGGTCCTTATCTAAGGGAACTCTTCAAAgaccctaaaaagaaaaag GTAATGCATGGAGCAGATCGTGATATTATTTGGCTTCAACGGGACTTCGGCATTTATGTCTGCAATCTTTTTGACACAGGACAG GCCTCAAGGGTGCTAAAGCTGGAGAGAAAGAGTCTCGAATTTCTTCTGAAGCATTATTGTGGAGTTGCTGCAAACAAAGA ATACCAAAATGCAGACTGGAGAATACGACCCCTTCCGGATGTAATGACAAG ATATGCTAGAGAAGATACCCATTATCTTTTGTACATTTATGATGTAATGCAAATAGATTTGCACATAATGGCAAAGGAAAACGAGCAATCTGACTCTCCTCTAATAGAG GTTTACAAACGCAGTTACGATGTGTGCATGCAACTATATGAGAAAGAGCTTTTGACTGGGGATTCATATCTTCACGTTCATGG GGTTCAGACAGGTAATCTCAATGCAGTTCAACTTGCCATTATTGCG GGGCTTTGTGAATGGCGAGATCAGATTGCACGTGCAGATGATGAGAGCACCGGTTATGTATTGCCAAACAAAACACTTATTGATATAG cCAAGGATATGCCAATTAATGTTGGCCAGTTGCGCCGGTTGTTGAAGTCAAAGCATCCTTACATCGAGCGTAATTTTGACGCTGTGATCAGTGTCATCAGACGAGCAATGCAAAATGCAGCGGCATTCGAGCCAGTTGTTCAATCTTTAAAAGATTGGCGTCCTGGAACA tttgagaAAACTATCAAACCTATGATTGAGAAACCGGGCACAGAATTCACAGCTTATTTGAAGAAACAAAGCAGTGATGTTGGAGTTTTGCCGTCAAAGAGGAAGTTTGACAGTGATTACAAA TTGCAGGCAAAGGAAGTTGTCAAAGTGTCCAAGTCGAAGCCAGATAATGTCATAGTgctggatgatgatgatgatactgatGAACAGGGCTGGGAAAGAGGGGATGCTTCGAATAGGGCTTTGGAAATGCCTTCTAAGGGATCACTATCGATGACTCAAGTGCCAAAGACAAGTAGTACAGAAATTGTAGTtatagaagatgatgatgagtcagAGAATGACTCAAAAAgtagagaagatgaagatatgATTAGGAGAAGTGAGAAGCATAGGAGATTCATGAGTCTAAAACGGGGCTTTCTTAACATTTAG
- the LOC104747544 gene encoding protein RRP6-like 1 isoform X3, whose amino-acid sequence MKSLVDSIDEFKRNRKMEEDLEKAIASSRHHGKAKVSFHVATINKPQEEYKILVDNANKPFDHVFLERSEDGLRFIHPLEKLSVMDFVDNNNLIEKKPVKPLPLEETPFKIVEEVKDLKELAATLQSVEEFAVDLEHNQYRSFQGLTCLMQISTRTEDYIVDTFKLWDHIGPYLRELFKDPKKKKVMHGADRDIIWLQRDFGIYVCNLFDTGQASRVLKLERKSLEFLLKHYCGVAANKEYQNADWRIRPLPDVMTRYAREDTHYLLYIYDVMQIDLHIMAKENEQSDSPLIEVYKRSYDVCMQLYEKELLTGDSYLHVHGVQTGNLNAVQLAIIAGLCEWRDQIARADDESTGYVLPNKTLIDIAKDMPINVGQLRRLLKSKHPYIERNFDAVISVIRRAMQNAAAFEPVVQSLKDWRPGTFEKTIKPMIEKPGTEFTAYLKKQSSDVGVLPSKRKFDSDYKLQAKEVVKVSKSKPDNVIVLDDDDDTDEQGWERGDASNRALEMPSKGSLSMTQVPKTSSTEIVVIEDDDESENDSKSREDEDMIRRSEKHRRFMSLKRGFLNI is encoded by the exons TAAGATTTTGGTGGACAATGCTAATAAACCTTTCGACCATGTTTTCTTGGAGAGGAGTGAGGACGGTCTTCGCTTCATTCATCCTTTG GAGAAACTTTCGGTGATGGACTTTGTGGATAATAATAATCTTATAGAGAAGAAACCTGTTAAGCCTCTCCCATTGGAAGAGACTCCTTTTAAGATTGTTGAAGAAGTCAAAGATCTCAAGGAATTAGCTGCCACATTGCAAAGTGTTGAAGAGTTTGCT GTTGATCTGGAGCATAATCAGTATAGATCTTTTCAAGGATTAACATGTTTGATGCAAATCTCCACCAGAACCGAGGATTATATTGTTGATACATTCAAGCTTTGGGATCACATTGGTCCTTATCTAAGGGAACTCTTCAAAgaccctaaaaagaaaaag GTAATGCATGGAGCAGATCGTGATATTATTTGGCTTCAACGGGACTTCGGCATTTATGTCTGCAATCTTTTTGACACAGGACAG GCCTCAAGGGTGCTAAAGCTGGAGAGAAAGAGTCTCGAATTTCTTCTGAAGCATTATTGTGGAGTTGCTGCAAACAAAGA ATACCAAAATGCAGACTGGAGAATACGACCCCTTCCGGATGTAATGACAAG ATATGCTAGAGAAGATACCCATTATCTTTTGTACATTTATGATGTAATGCAAATAGATTTGCACATAATGGCAAAGGAAAACGAGCAATCTGACTCTCCTCTAATAGAG GTTTACAAACGCAGTTACGATGTGTGCATGCAACTATATGAGAAAGAGCTTTTGACTGGGGATTCATATCTTCACGTTCATGG GGTTCAGACAGGTAATCTCAATGCAGTTCAACTTGCCATTATTGCG GGGCTTTGTGAATGGCGAGATCAGATTGCACGTGCAGATGATGAGAGCACCGGTTATGTATTGCCAAACAAAACACTTATTGATATAG cCAAGGATATGCCAATTAATGTTGGCCAGTTGCGCCGGTTGTTGAAGTCAAAGCATCCTTACATCGAGCGTAATTTTGACGCTGTGATCAGTGTCATCAGACGAGCAATGCAAAATGCAGCGGCATTCGAGCCAGTTGTTCAATCTTTAAAAGATTGGCGTCCTGGAACA tttgagaAAACTATCAAACCTATGATTGAGAAACCGGGCACAGAATTCACAGCTTATTTGAAGAAACAAAGCAGTGATGTTGGAGTTTTGCCGTCAAAGAGGAAGTTTGACAGTGATTACAAA TTGCAGGCAAAGGAAGTTGTCAAAGTGTCCAAGTCGAAGCCAGATAATGTCATAGTgctggatgatgatgatgatactgatGAACAGGGCTGGGAAAGAGGGGATGCTTCGAATAGGGCTTTGGAAATGCCTTCTAAGGGATCACTATCGATGACTCAAGTGCCAAAGACAAGTAGTACAGAAATTGTAGTtatagaagatgatgatgagtcagAGAATGACTCAAAAAgtagagaagatgaagatatgATTAGGAGAAGTGAGAAGCATAGGAGATTCATGAGTCTAAAACGGGGCTTTCTTAACATTTAG
- the LOC104747545 gene encoding putative F-box/LRR-repeat protein At1g56400 has protein sequence MVSTNTSDFLSSLHDSLLVTIISLLPFKESVRASVLSKRWRNLCRETTSLVFKESEFVTLSEFDRFIVEPSVRGRVFFVGVMLDWVSKFTGNVIENFEIHLFLPTDFERDLMSLIEFATSRQVKNIVLNLSDRTPTDLISSFLICIFRSQYLQKNEQDVSYLLFNLLYVRSLTVCSFFLQVIQDCDYPMALHGPMKTRHLVMRTNMHPNDFGGIKIFLNSCPELESLTFDLVTTSPFVRVWSSLVIDPVTHWLTSKSYDCLEKTLKVVKVKNFRGSSKELHLLQYLIRNGRVLERVDLYEEKGLDHKQKTWIMAGVEEVQKTLKKDSSHLKITLYNA, from the exons ATGGTTTCAACAAACACCTCAGATTTCTTGTCGAGTCTTCATGATTCCCTTTTGGTTACGATAATCTCGTTGTTACCGTTCAAAGAATCAGTACGAGCGAGTGTTctttcaaagagatggagaaatcTCTGTCGTGAGACGACAAGTCTTGTCTTCAAAGAGTCCGAATTTGTTACACTTTCGGAGTTTGATAGATTCATCGTCGAACCCTCAGTTCGTGGAAGGGTTTTCTTTGTTGGTGTTATGCTTGACTGGGTCTCAAAGTTTACTGGCAACGTTATCGAAAACTTTGAGATTCATCTCTTTCTGCCCACGGATTTCGAGAGAGATCTAATGTCTCTCATCGAATTCGCCACCTCCCGACAAGTCAAAAACATAGTTCTTAATCTCTCAGATCGTACCCCGACAGACTTAATAAGctcatttttaatttgtatattcaGATCCCAGTATCTTCAGAAGAACGAACAAGATGTTTCTTATCTCCTTTTCAATCTTTTATATGTTAGATCTTTAACCGTTTGCTCTTTCTTCCTTCAG gTGATCCAAGATTGTGACTATCCTATGGCTTTGCATGGTCCGATGAAAACTCGACATTTGGTGATGCGAACAAATATGCACCCAAATGACTTCGGaggaattaaaatatttctcaatAGCTGTCCGGAACTGGAATCTCTCACTTTTGATTTAGTTACTACTAGTCCTTTCGTG AGAGTTTGGTCTTCATTGGTGATAGATCCGGTAACGCATTGGCTTACTAGCAAATCGTACGATTGTTTGGAGAAAACGCTCAAGGTTGTGAAGGTAAAGAACTTTCGTGGAAGCTCGAAAGAGTTACATTTGCTTCAATACCTGATTCGTAATGGGCGTGTGCTGGAACGAGTTGACCTGTACGAGGAAAAGGGATTGGACCATAAGCAGAAGACGTGGATAATGGCTGGAGTCGAGGAGGTTCAGAAGACTCTCAAGAAAGATTCGAGTCATTTAAAAATTACTCTATACAATGCTTGA